DNA sequence from the Bacteroidales bacterium genome:
TATTGTTCCTCATGCCGGTTATATGTTTTCGGCATATCAGGCAATACATTTTTTTGAAATAATTAAAAATTCATCATCAAAATTCGAGACGATATTTATAATAAATCCAAATCATACAGGTTATGGCAATAAATTGGCACTTGATGAAAACGATTTCTGGGAAACTCCTTTTGGAAATGTTGAAATTGACAGGGAGTTTATGAACGAATTAAACCTCCCTGTTTCTGCTGATGCCCATATGTACGAACATTCGGGAGAGGTTATGCTGCCAATGTTACAAAATTATCTTGATTATGAATTTAAAATTGTCCCTATTTCAATTTCAAGGCAAACTGTTGAAAACGCAAAATTAATAGCTAATTCAATATTCAACGCAAACAAAAAACTTAATAAAAAAATATTGATAATTGCATCTTCTGATTTTTCGCATTATGTTGAACCCAAAGCAGGAAAAAAACTTGACGATTATGTTGTAGAAGAAATATTAAAATTTAATTCAGAAAATATCTATAAACACATAATTAACAAAAGGATTTCTGTTTGTGGATATGGTCCGATTATGACCTTAATTGAATATTCAAAGTTATTAGAGAAAAATATTGAGACAAAGATACTAAAACGTGGTCATTCAGGCGAAGTAATGCCTTCAAATGAGGTTGTTGATTATATTTCTTTTCTTTTTTATGAACGATAATGTTTGGTATCCGAATTCTAATATTCGTGTATTTTTTAGCAGAACTTAGCGCCAGCGATTTCATGAACGAAGGGAATAATATTTTGGTTATTAGTTTTTAGTTAATGGTTTTAGTTATTTAGTTACTTGTTATTGTTATTCAGTTTATTTGTTCTTATTAATTACTATTTTTAAGTTCGTTCAAATTAAGAAAGCGGATATCGGAAAACACTTAGTCATTTCATGTACTTCAATTTCTAAATCCTCTGCTAATTTGTATATCCAAAGATTTTCTAATCCTGTTGCCATAATAATAAACTTGTATTCTGAGCGATGTCGAAGTATAAACTATAAAACTAATAAACTATAACTGTAAACCAATAAACTGTAACTAAAAACTAATAAACCAATAACCAAATTTTTATATCTTGTTTGTTTCTGTCTTGTCCATGCTAGGGTAATTCAAATTTCACAGGAATAGTAAATAATACATCAACCAGCTCGCCCCTTTGTTTTCCGGGTTTCCATTTTGGCAAGTTTTTTATAACTCTTAATGCTTCCTTGTCTAATGACGGTTCTACCCCTCTTAATATTTTTGCATCCTTTACTTTCCCTTTTTTATCTATAAGAAATTCAACAAATACATTGCCGCTTATACCGTTTTCTTTAGCTGTTTCAGGATATTTTAAATTTTCACAAATATATTTTTGTAAAGCCGAATCTCCTCCGGGAAATTCAGGCATTTCCTCAACTATTATAAAAACAGCTTCATCTTTTTCTTCTTCATAATATGTTGCTGG
Encoded proteins:
- the amrB gene encoding AmmeMemoRadiSam system protein B, with protein sequence MKTRKPAVAGKFYPGTKKEIINLLDTIYQKEKSFINTGLSEFNIIGGIVPHAGYMFSAYQAIHFFEIIKNSSSKFETIFIINPNHTGYGNKLALDENDFWETPFGNVEIDREFMNELNLPVSADAHMYEHSGEVMLPMLQNYLDYEFKIVPISISRQTVENAKLIANSIFNANKKLNKKILIIASSDFSHYVEPKAGKKLDDYVVEEILKFNSENIYKHIINKRISVCGYGPIMTLIEYSKLLEKNIETKILKRGHSGEVMPSNEVVDYISFLFYER